In Triticum urartu cultivar G1812 chromosome 6, Tu2.1, whole genome shotgun sequence, the following proteins share a genomic window:
- the LOC125517600 gene encoding protein YIF1B-B-like isoform X2 — MNSDLGGLGPRPANAPPNPFESAMYGAGPGLIRTGLGAYGEKFLGSSSEFMQSNITQYLSDPQYYFQVNSQYVRNKLKVVLFPFFHRGHWTRITEPVGGRLSYKPPIQDINAPDLYIPLMAFGTYIVIAGYALGVLGRFTPEALTLQFTRGLVGWFLQVVLIKGLLYSLGSGEAPLLDIVAYAGYGFAGTSLAMLARIFWSYLYYFIMPWFCLCTGVFLVKTMKRVLLGGPRSYERHPSRNHYFLLFLAVVQFPMLFWLGNISG, encoded by the exons ATGAATAGTGATCTGGGTGGCTTAGGTCCTAGGCCTGCAAATGCACCACCAAATCCTTTTGAAAGTGCCATGTATGGTGCTGGACCTGGACTTATCCGTACTGGACTTGGAGCATATGGAGAGAAATTTCTTGGTTCGAGTTCTGAGTTCATGCAGAGCAAT ATTACTCAATATTTGTCCGACCCTCAATACTATTTTCAAGTCAACAGCCAGTATGTGAGGAACAAACTGAAGGTCGTCTTGTTCCCTTTCTTTCACAGG GGTCATTGGACGAGAATAACTGAACCTGTAGGAGGAAGGCTATCCTACAAACCTCCAATTCAGGATATCAATGCCCCAGACCTGTACATCCCTTTGATGGCATTTGGCACCTACATTGTCATTGCTGGATACGCATTGGGAGTTCTGGGAAG GTTTACCCCTGAGGCACTGACCCTACAGTTCACAAGAGGTCTAGTTGGCTGGTTTCTGCAAGTCGTCCTCATCAAAGGTTTGCTGTACTCCCTGGGCAGTGGTGAAGCGCCATTGCTAGACATTGTGGCGTATGCTGGGTATGGATTTGCTGGCACATCTCTTGCGATGCTGGCCCGCATCTTCTGGAGCTACTTATACTACTTCATCATGCCATGGTTCTGTCTCTGCACTGGCGTGTTCCTCGTGAAGACCATGAAGAGGGTTCTTCTGGGTGGACCAAGGAGTTACGAGCGGCATCCGAGTCGAAACCACTACTTTCTGCTCTTCCTGGCGGTTGTTCAGTTCCCGATGCTGTTTTGGCTCGGCAACATCAGTGGTTGA
- the LOC125517600 gene encoding protein YIF1B-B-like isoform X1 codes for MAAMNSDLGGLGPRPANAPPNPFESAMYGAGPGLIRTGLGAYGEKFLGSSSEFMQSNITQYLSDPQYYFQVNSQYVRNKLKVVLFPFFHRGHWTRITEPVGGRLSYKPPIQDINAPDLYIPLMAFGTYIVIAGYALGVLGRFTPEALTLQFTRGLVGWFLQVVLIKGLLYSLGSGEAPLLDIVAYAGYGFAGTSLAMLARIFWSYLYYFIMPWFCLCTGVFLVKTMKRVLLGGPRSYERHPSRNHYFLLFLAVVQFPMLFWLGNISG; via the exons ATGGCAGCAATGAATAGTGATCTGGGTGGCTTAGGTCCTAGGCCTGCAAATGCACCACCAAATCCTTTTGAAAGTGCCATGTATGGTGCTGGACCTGGACTTATCCGTACTGGACTTGGAGCATATGGAGAGAAATTTCTTGGTTCGAGTTCTGAGTTCATGCAGAGCAAT ATTACTCAATATTTGTCCGACCCTCAATACTATTTTCAAGTCAACAGCCAGTATGTGAGGAACAAACTGAAGGTCGTCTTGTTCCCTTTCTTTCACAGG GGTCATTGGACGAGAATAACTGAACCTGTAGGAGGAAGGCTATCCTACAAACCTCCAATTCAGGATATCAATGCCCCAGACCTGTACATCCCTTTGATGGCATTTGGCACCTACATTGTCATTGCTGGATACGCATTGGGAGTTCTGGGAAG GTTTACCCCTGAGGCACTGACCCTACAGTTCACAAGAGGTCTAGTTGGCTGGTTTCTGCAAGTCGTCCTCATCAAAGGTTTGCTGTACTCCCTGGGCAGTGGTGAAGCGCCATTGCTAGACATTGTGGCGTATGCTGGGTATGGATTTGCTGGCACATCTCTTGCGATGCTGGCCCGCATCTTCTGGAGCTACTTATACTACTTCATCATGCCATGGTTCTGTCTCTGCACTGGCGTGTTCCTCGTGAAGACCATGAAGAGGGTTCTTCTGGGTGGACCAAGGAGTTACGAGCGGCATCCGAGTCGAAACCACTACTTTCTGCTCTTCCTGGCGGTTGTTCAGTTCCCGATGCTGTTTTGGCTCGGCAACATCAGTGGTTGA